CGCGTGCACTCCACCGCAACAGATGAGCTCATCGTCTCATAACTTTATTAATGTGTTATGTTTTGAGGCAGTTCTATGAGAAGTACGAATAGATTCAGTGAGTCAGAGCTGGTTTGTCGTGTAACTCCTGGCGTGTTAGTAGGCGAGGTTCTTCTTCCTcactttttcctctctctctctctctctctctctctctctctctctctctctctctctctctctctctctctctctctctctctctttttcttcattatacCGCACTGTGTGCTGTAGTTCTGCAGCCACGTCGCAGACAGAGACAGCATCGCCCTCACAAACCTCACCGTGTTCAGCTGGACCCACGACACCTTCATCTCCTCGTACGGTTCGTCGGGCAGGCTTTTTATAGTAAAAGTAGTTACTCGCCGCGGATAAATAGAGAGTAGTTCTCCGCTGTAGTCATGGTGAGTATAGCCCGCTTGCTAACTTACGGCTCAAACTTGCTGGCTTAGTGCTTTTCTTAAAGGTTACGAGAGCTTTCTTTTGCGTTTAAGCGTTTAAGTTTGTTCTACACGGTCTCTCCTGATCTTCATGAAGGTTTGGTAGACAAACGTTTGTTCCAGTAATTGCTACTTACTCGCTAACCAGTCTGACATTGGAAGAAAAAGGGAAATATGGATGCTTAtacagtatctatctatctatctatctatctatctatctatctatctatcaacagtcacatatatatatatatatatatatatatatatatatatatataggagaaAATGGGAAATATAGACAATTAAACAGTATTATCAGTATACAGTAGTATCTATCTATCGACAGTCTATtccttttaaatacaatataattgctaataacatacacacacacacacacacacacatatatatatatatatatatatatatatatatatatatatatatatatatatatatatatatgtaggtaTAGTagggtagttgacaaataaaaattatggtgtgacatagcaaaaataTGGGAGGAAAAACTAAACATACATATAACATGAGAAAATGTATGTACAAGTAGCACAAGAaaggtttatcttcaatgttagtaataatagttttttttcctccacattTCCCGTTTTTTTTGGTTACACCATAGTACAAATTGACACATCAGCTacctatatacatacatattatctATCTactattatataatatcatatgaagagtttattagCCAAAACGGATAACTCGTGTTATCATGCTtgtattgtgttagttagctatattaatgttttttttaatagtatagaatagtttgattgatttttgaagttttttggCAATTAAAACGACGACTTCTTTGCATAAATTACATACGCGTTACATGTGTATACACCCGTTGTGTAATGCTTTTGCATTTAATCAATGCCATAGGATCCAGAGGATGTGCATTTCAGATCAGAAGAACATTCGTTGGGTGAGGAAGAGAACGAGAAAGCAGCCTTCGAGAGGAAGGAGGATGGAGAGGAACACCGCAAAGCAGGGAGACCGCCGCTGTCCCGCATCCCTACCTTTCAAAGCTCCCTGGGCCGCAAGCGAGTCACCGTCCAGAGTGCAGAGTCATCGCCGAAGACGGATGGATCTATCCAGCAGAGCCAAAAAGAGAGAGCTGGCTCTACGGAGGCTGGACGAGTGAAAATGTCCTGCTCTGCGGGGAGAGAAACGGCGTTGCCCGTCCCATCGGCTCGTTCACACACAAGCCCCGCTGACGTTCCCTCACAGGGTGACTTATCTTGTCACGCCTCCGCTCTTTGGGCTCCGAAAATAAATCAATCTCTTGATCAAACGCCAGAGATTACAAAAGACTGCGATCAGGCCGACGCGTCACTAAAGCGACCCCCGCTCAGGAATGCCTGCGAGGCCCCTGATCTCGTCGTGGAGCCGGTTTCTGAATTCGAAGCCACGAGCGGAGAGACCGTCTCAGAGGACGAGCAGACGTCGTCGCGGGATGCCGCCGTAGAGGATCTCAGCTCGTCTCAGGCGTCTGGTCAAGCCTGCGAAGACGCTGAGGACGGCTTTGATGATGGAAGCGTGGGGCGATCGCATCGGATCGAAGAAGATGGCGGCACGGGGAAGGATGCGAAATCTGTGGAATGCGTTCCAGATAAGGACGACGGATCCATACTCGGCGGTCAAGATGAAACGGCTAAGATCAAGAAACCTTCAGATAGCAGAAAACGCTTTAAAGAAACACAGCAGGGAGGCGAAACCGTCAATACTACTCAGACAAAACAAGCCAAGACCAGAACGTGTACGCCCTCCAAGGTTAGGCGAACCATATTTCGCAAACATGCAATGGCCAAAATTAACGGGGTTTGTAAAAGCAAGCATGCTGTTATCGTTCATACGCGCCTCTAATCCTAAATAATAGACTTCATAAAGCGCTGTTTTGTTGAGGAGAGACGtgttattactgtttaaagtaAACAGACATACAATTTTCTCTCAGTGGAcaataaaattgattaaaaaaataaaggaatcacgcttaaaaaaaataattttcttattcCCTATTCGTCTTGATTTCCAGAATAAatacttaagaaaaaaattatgtgaggcaataattctgttttctgaaaaaaaaagcgatCTTTAGTGATAAGTAAAAAGTGATATTTATcttgaattgtttatttttgcttagaAATGGAATAAGAAAAGTAATCTTGTTTTGCCTTCgaattaagtttgttttttaccCCATCATATCCAAGGTAATTTCTCTTGTTTTAGGCATAAACTCcatcattttaaaacctttttaaaaagaaaaatgtgcattttcacTTGCTAAAATTGTTGTATTGGAAAAATCCAATAAGTAAGAACGTGAAACACTGCAGTTCAGACCGGATTGTTTTTCTCTGGACTGATTTGTCTTCTTTGATTTGCATACGTATACAAATTTGAGACTAGTTGCCTTGGCAAGTATTTGTATCTCCATGAAATCCCAGCAGAATTTCAACAGGAGAGGATATGTGAAATTAAACGGCCCAAAAGTCATTACGTCAGTGTTGTTGCATGAGTAAACAGAAAGTCTTTAATGGTTTTCGTTGAATGCCGCTattgttttctattgttttagGAGACGAAAGGAAGGAGCCTTTCCCTTTTCTGTCTCTTGCCCACCGTTCTCCTTCTTTCGGGTGGATTTGCGTCACACATCTGGCAGTATGGAGTCCCTAAATCTGCGTCGCACCTGATGTCCCAGCTGGAGCTGCACTGGATGGAAAGTTTCTGGACGCCTCAAGACGCCTGCCCTTCTGACTGTAGGTGAGAAAACCGGCCCTTTTCGGTATTTAACTGGTGTGTCCGAGATGGTAACGTGTTTCTAAATTGCCCCTTATCAGACTCACTCTAGTTGAGAGCGTCCCCGAGGGCCTCCGCTTCCCTTCCGGCTCGCCACACCTGCCCAGCATTTCGGACACTTGGACTAATCTACTAAACGGAGCCAACCGCTCTGTCCACATTGGTGCGTTCTACTTCACGCTCCGAGATTCAGATTTGGGTCTCACAGAGCCCTCGTCTGTGCTGGTACGTTTCGGACACTTTACGCACTCTGGGATATTCGTTACCCTGCGTGCGATCTAATAGGACGGTATACTTTCCCATAGGGCAAAAAAGTGTTTAACCAACTGAAGCAGCTGGAACCGAAAGGAGTAAAGCTGAAGATCGCTGTAAACGCCCCTCAGACGTACATCGCAGACACGGACGAACTGGTAGCAACAGGTACTCAACGTCTCGCAGGCATAAATCGGGAACGCAGATGGTTTGGAATGGATGTCATGCGGCTTTTTGCCTTTTCTCTCAGGGGCTGAGGTCAGGGGAGTTGACCTGCAGAGCATCACCGGAGGCGTTTTGCACACCAAGCTGTGGGTTGTGGATAAGAAGCACGTGTATTTAGGGAGCGCAAACATGGACTGGCGTTCCCTCACGCAGGTACGCCTCATTCGGGCGACATCGTGCGTCATTATCTGACCGGACAAAAGGTTTCTGTTGACACGCAAGTACACCCAGTCAGTGTGCGTGCAGGTTCTgtcatttaatgtgtttgtgattttattcattcatttgttttacattcattcattttgatttttattgttattatttttatcctgTGCATGTTATTAGATTGCAATGTCAAAATGGTTATTAACCCAAATAATCgatctttaaaaatatacatacgtatgcattattatacatttctctAATAGGTAAAAGAGGTCGGGGTGTCCGTGGAAGACTGCGGCTGTCTAGCGCAGGATGCCTCTCGGATATTTGACGTATACTGGGAAGTTGGAGCACAGAAAAATGGATCTCTTCCTCATTTCTGGCCGGGCCGCTTCTCCGCTCTCTCCAGTTCTAAGTACCCATTAGCTGTTAAATTCAACGGTGTCCCTGCACGTGTCTATTTGTCTGTGAGTTGCGTTACTTTCACAAGTTGACTTCATTTGTTTGGTCTTCGTTTTGCCACAATCATAACACGTTTTCATTGCACGTTTcgtaatcatttttattcagccCGCTCACATTTCCACTCATCCTCTGGCTTTCATGCTGGCtgattttcatttgtttcatgcgtttgtttttcatgtaatttgAAATGTTGTCTTTTTGTCATATTACCACCTTTGCCACcaaaaaacattgctttttaatgaatccagttgcatgcattatatatatatggcctATATCatcttgttcatttttatttaattctaaacTTGACACATGCATTTTTAGTGTGTGCAGAAATGTTTTCCAAATATTACATGATCATGTTTGACTTGTTCTTGTAGAGTTCTCCTCCTGCTTTATCATCGTATGGCCGTTCTGACGATCTCTCAAGCATCTTGTCAGTAATCGCTGATGCTCAGCGAATCATATATGTGTCCGTGATGGACTACCTTCCCACGTCCCAGTTCTCAGAGCCCACTCGGTAATCTTTTATCGCTTGATATTGAGTCAGGGTTATTGCAGTTAACTACAGCTAAACTCGTAAAAAAGTATTGCTTTTGtacttcattttaattaactaaatataaaaaaaatacacagcagctttttttgttttaatgtactaaaataactaaaacttaaaatattttaaattgtatagaaattttaaaatggactaaacacattttaaagaagtATGTGCTGTTACGAAGTTACGACAAATTCActaaaattgaacaaaaaattttaaatactgaaataaaactgaatttcatTTGACTAATTTGtactaaaaaaactgaaacaaataaaaaataagaattcaGACATTTAAGAAAATTTACTAATTCGctaaatgtatgaaataataatgtaaaaacaaaagaaaaatttatatatatatatatatatatatatatatatatatacacacacacacatatatatatatatatatatatatatttatatttatatatatatatatatatatagagagagagagagagagagagagagaggtatgCCAATGATactaaataatttgaaatttcTTTTTGCATGTGCTCAGTTATAAAGCATGTAGAagattattgtgatgatttGAATGAATTTTCTTGACTTCGATTAGGTTTTGGCCTGTCATCGACTCGGCCCTCCGCGAGGCGGCTTGTGCGAGGAATGTGGAGGTCAAGCTGCTGGTCAGTTGTTGGAGCCACTCTCCCGGCGCCATGTTTGTTTTCCTCCGGTCTTTATCGGTTCTCAACGAGCCCCCTCTGAGCTGCAACATTCACGCCGTACGTTTCTGCGCGCCCTTCGCATCTTCCGCATGCATTCTTTTGCCATCCAGCCTTCACTTGCGATTCATTGTTTCAATCGGTTGGTTTTCACAGAAAGTTTTCGAGGTGCCTTCAACGCGAGAGCAGCAGAGGATCCTGTATGCACGTGTTAACCACGCCAAATACATGGTGACTGATCGGGTTGTTTACATCGGTGTGTTTCCCCCTCGACGTGCTCGAATTTCACAGCACGGTCTCACTTGCATGCTTTTCAATATTCTAGCAACCTGGCGGCAGGTTTGGCGCCGCGTCATAAAAACCTGCCAACAGAAACAGTCAATGTTTACGTTCACAATTGAATCGCTGCGAATATGGGCTTTTGCAATAAAGCGAACGTCGGTTTGGTAATCCTGGTACGATGACTGATTGTTATATTGTGCTTTACAGGAACTTCCAACTGGTCTGAGAATTACTTCACCCAGACGGCTGGGGTTGGGCTTGTTGTGAATCAGACGGGTTCTGCGGTAGGGCAGGGCCAGAGAACCGTTCAGAGCCAAATGCAGGAGATTTTCCAGAGGGACTGGCATTCAGAATACGCTCAGACCCTCGCCGGCGTTCACGCGGAGCACTGCAGCGGGAAAAAGCTTACATAATATACCACGCTCTTTATTTGTTATGTTGCTATGCAGTACgattgaaaaaaagacaaacaagaaaACACCAAAAACTCAAAACCCTGCGGCATTCCTGCCTACtgataaattatttatgatGTATGTATTTGCCCAAATGATGCTGTGCATTTTTAACGTTTGTTATAAAATATGGCATATATTCATTctaggttgttgttgtttttttttgaagtgcatttattgtatattagcATTATGTGACATTTGCCGGAATAAGGACAAGGTCCTTGAGCAAGCACTGATCTCTGATGTTGAACTGGTTAAACTTGCATGTAAATGAAGTATTGTTGCAATGGGTGCCTTGGCTTTAATGACTGTAGGGATTGTTTTCAGATTAAACTGCCTTTTTAGTAAGAAAAACCTTGTGCtctgatgtttttaatattatttaattaaaagattatttttctatttttttatacatatatatatatatatatatatatataaaaatgtatatatatatatgtatatataaaaatatgtatatatatatataaatgtgtatatatatatatatatataaaatgtatataaatatatatatatgtatataaatatatatatataaatgtatatatatatatatatatatatatatatatatatacatacacacacacacacacactaattattttaattgtccttatgaatatttccaaaatatatacttcatatatttatatatagacaaTAAATATGAACAGTACACACAATTTAggtaaacaaatacttttaacttttattttggtattcAGTTCCACTGACAAAATAAGACACTTTACCTCGTCTTACCATTAGCATAAAACTTACCTTACCTTATCTGATTTTCAACAAAAAGATAAGTCACAAAATCATTGAAACGACGTGACACGTGACATTTCACTATCCAACGTGTGATAAATCAGCACGAATAAAATCCTCTTTAGcctgttgttttaataaagtaaaagtgGGTTTCGGCGGATCATTTTAACCAGGCAGCAACTAAAGGTTACTGATTTGCGCTAGCCACGCTCAAATGCTTTTCTATTCTTTGTAGTAAAACCATATTTAAACCATATTTAAACGTGCTGCCTGTGAAGAGCGACAGTGCCGTCCGCGCAGGCGGCTCGCGAGGTTTTGACACGCAGCCCGGGTCTCCTCGCGCAGGAAGTGAAGGCGTTGGAGGAAGGAAGACGTTAAAAATGGCACGAGAGAGAAGCCCAGCGTCGTGGCTTCGCCCTCAAACGGGTGTAGCTCGCAGGATGCCGGCGTGTCGCAGAATACTCTTACTTTTATGGCTGCTCCACTTTTCTTCCGTATATTCCGATATAACGGACGGGAACACGGAGCACTTAAAGCGGGAGCACTCGCTCATTAAGCCATATCAGGGTGAGTAGCTTCTGTAGCCGCCTGCTAGTGCGAGCAGTTATTGTCCTGCTAGTGTTTGTTGACGTCTTTAGCCGCACGGTCGCTAAAAGGGTCTTAAGTTGCTGTACCTGAATTAGGTTGTCAcctcattgttgttgttttgtaataGCACGGGTCGCGTATTTAATTGAGGATATTCAAGCAGGCTGCTGTGGAGTCAGCTACAACTCAATGTAAACAATGCCAGTCAGGCTTTATTTGAACAGGTGAGGACAGTTTGCGTTTGAAGTGCAGGTTATAAAGGGATCCACCTTTACAGGGAAAGCAGGCAAAGTGTCCGTGTAATGTTTGATAAAAGACAAAGGCGTAGTTAAGATTTTGGTGACCGGTTTGTTTTGTCATGTCATGTAAAAATTGCATTACTGCAttgccaaaaatgtatttatcaggGACACGTTTGCTCCACAGGATTGTGCTAAACCTGATGATCTCGTTCTCCTGCATTATGAGAGGACGACCTGAAGGGTATCTAGTGACAAAAAGTTGCACAGCAGTGTCACCGATACAAAATATATcgtatttgttttatgtaataaaaactgCTTAATCCTAATAccttcagtttattttcaggtacactgcaaaaaaagctCTCTATAAAACTGACGGTGCTTCCATTGCTGTTGGCAGCTTGTACGTTTAAAACCGATGCAAACTATATGTTTTAGGATAGCCGTAGATGCTGATGTGgcgaaaagaaattaatactgcAAAAGTGCCCTGTTAATATGATGCATTAATACGAAATGCACCAAACACTGTcagagtaaaatataaaataatgcgttaaatattaaataacgtGTAAAGCAAAACGGTAGGTTACTGCTAACAAAAATAAgctattaaaaaattaaaaaaaattattttattaaaaaataaaatcattacagTAAACTAATTAGatgtagcattttttatttactgtgtatTAATATTGGAATcctaaattttaatttcttttgaactttttttttttaaatttttattcacaataaaaagtgATGGTGTCATGGCTCGTAGACTGTGTTTGCATACGCACGCTTATGCTTATGCATCAAACCAAGTGACCAGTTCGCTATCGAATCAAATAAATTGCACGATCTTTTGCGTATCAGGTGTTGGAACAAGCCCGTCAAGTCAGTGGGACTTCTGGGGAAGTACTTTAGTAACCAGCCAGTATGTGCGCCTGACTCCGGATGAGAGGAGCAAACAGGGGTC
The genomic region above belongs to Puntigrus tetrazona isolate hp1 chromosome 14, ASM1883169v1, whole genome shotgun sequence and contains:
- the pld7 gene encoding 5'-3' exonuclease PLD3, with translation MDPEDVHFRSEEHSLGEEENEKAAFERKEDGEEHRKAGRPPLSRIPTFQSSLGRKRVTVQSAESSPKTDGSIQQSQKERAGSTEAGRVKMSCSAGRETALPVPSARSHTSPADVPSQGDLSCHASALWAPKINQSLDQTPEITKDCDQADASLKRPPLRNACEAPDLVVEPVSEFEATSGETVSEDEQTSSRDAAVEDLSSSQASGQACEDAEDGFDDGSVGRSHRIEEDGGTGKDAKSVECVPDKDDGSILGGQDETAKIKKPSDSRKRFKETQQGGETVNTTQTKQAKTRTCTPSKETKGRSLSLFCLLPTVLLLSGGFASHIWQYGVPKSASHLMSQLELHWMESFWTPQDACPSDCRLTLVESVPEGLRFPSGSPHLPSISDTWTNLLNGANRSVHIGAFYFTLRDSDLGLTEPSSVLGKKVFNQLKQLEPKGVKLKIAVNAPQTYIADTDELVATGAEVRGVDLQSITGGVLHTKLWVVDKKHVYLGSANMDWRSLTQVKEVGVSVEDCGCLAQDASRIFDVYWEVGAQKNGSLPHFWPGRFSALSSSKYPLAVKFNGVPARVYLSSSPPALSSYGRSDDLSSILSVIADAQRIIYVSVMDYLPTSQFSEPTRFWPVIDSALREAACARNVEVKLLVSCWSHSPGAMFVFLRSLSVLNEPPLSCNIHAKVFEVPSTREQQRILYARVNHAKYMVTDRVVYIGTSNWSENYFTQTAGVGLVVNQTGSAVGQGQRTVQSQMQEIFQRDWHSEYAQTLAGVHAEHCSGKKLT